DNA from Bradyrhizobium japonicum USDA 6:
GTCGAGGGTCAACCAGACATAAGAAAATTCGCGCCCGACCGCTGCTTTTGACCCGCAGGAGACATTTGGTGCGTGCGAAGTGATCGGAGGAGCGTCAATTCGAATTGGTTAGAGCGGCGCATTCACCGTTCGACTGCAAAGATGCGCCAATCTCCCGGGACACCCTTGAGCGAATGATTGCCGCGATCACCAAAACGCAAGCCGGAACCCGCCACTAGGTCCTTGACCGTGCTCGACACCAATACCTCGCTCGCGCCGGCAAGCGCCGCCACGCGCGCTCCGATGTGAACGGCAATGCCGCCGATATCATTGCCGATCACTTCGCACTCGCCAGTATGAAGCCCGGCCCGGACTTCAATGCCCAACGACCTGATTTCGTCGGCGATGGCGCAAGCGCAGCGCACGCCGCGTGCCGGACCGTCGAAAGTAGCAAGAACGCCGTCCCCGGTCGTCTTGATTTCGTGGCCGCGGAAGCGCGAGAGGGTGCGCCGTATCGCGGTGTGATGAGTGTCAAGAAGGTCGTGCCAGCGATGGTCGCCGAGCGCGGCGGCTTTCTCGGTCGAGCCGACGATGTCTGTAAACAGCACGGTGGCAAGCACGCGGTCGACCGCGACGGGCGCAAGCGAGCCGGTCAGAAACTCCTCGATTGCATCGGCGATGCCGTCGGCATTGTCGCCGACGAAGGGGAGGTGGTCGATCCCTGCAAACTCTAGATAGCGGGAGCCTGGAATATGCGCGGCGAGAAACCGGCCGCCCTCGACGCTGACGTTCCTGTCGCCCGTCCGGTGGATGACGAGGGTCGGAACCCGGATCGTCGAGACGATGTCGCTGACGTCAATCAGACGGTTCATGCGCACGAACGCGGCGGCACCAGCAGGGCTATTGGACACGCGCTCGTTCTTGCCCCACCAGCGTTTGAACGCCAAGTCGTTCGCGCGCGAGGGCGCAAATCTTGCCAGGCTGCCGCCGCTGCCCCAATCACGCTCGATATAGTCGAAAATTTGCGCCGGCGTCGACAGAACAAATGTCGATGCCGGATAGGCGTTGCAGAGCACCAGCGCGCGGCAGCGACTGGGATAGGTCGCGGCGAACAGCGCCGACATCGTGCCACCTTCAGAAATGCCGAGAAGCGCTGCCTGTTCCATGCCGGTGGCGTCCGTAACCGCACGCAGGTCGTCCATGCGCTGGTCTAGCCCCGGGTAGTCGGCGACCCGATCCGACAGGCCCGTGCCGCGCTTGTCGAACATCACCACCCGGGCGTAGCGCGCCAGCCGCGTCAGCCAACGGCTCACCTCCGGTTCGTCCCACCAGTGCTCGACGTTGGTAAAGCCCGGCGGAGCGAAGACAACGTTGAGCGGACCCTCGCCGAACACTTGATAGGCGATGTGAACGTCGCCGCTCTTGGCGTATCGGGTGTCTGGCTGCATTGACGACCCCCACGCTTGCCGGGACTTTCCGGCCTGCCGGAGTTATAGCAGCAGCTTAGATTGTCGGGAACGGCTCAATGTCCCCTGTTGGCCCCAAGCGGACGTCGCTCATGCGTTTGTCGATGTCCGCTGTGGTGGGCCATGCGGACCCGTTATCGTGCCCGCGCGTACCGGACCTGCGATGACACGCTCCAATACCGCCTGTCCCTACCGCTAGGGACAGACGTCTGCGCCGCGATGCTCTAGTCTGGCCTGAACGAGACGAGAATCCCGGGGGAGGCCGCCTTGAGCACCGCGCCGCGCATCGACATCGACCCTGCCTCGTTCTGGGTCGATCCCTATCCGATGCTCGCAAAAATGCGCAAGGAAGCGCCGATCGCCTTCGTGCCGCAGCTCGGCTCGACGCTGCTTGCGAGCCGCGACGACATCTCGATCTCCGAGAAGCAGATCGACGTGTTCTCCTCGCACCAGCCTGCCGGCCTGATGAACCGGCTGATGGGCCACAACATGATGCGC
Protein-coding regions in this window:
- a CDS encoding adenylate/guanylate cyclase domain-containing protein; protein product: MQPDTRYAKSGDVHIAYQVFGEGPLNVVFAPPGFTNVEHWWDEPEVSRWLTRLARYARVVMFDKRGTGLSDRVADYPGLDQRMDDLRAVTDATGMEQAALLGISEGGTMSALFAATYPSRCRALVLCNAYPASTFVLSTPAQIFDYIERDWGSGGSLARFAPSRANDLAFKRWWGKNERVSNSPAGAAAFVRMNRLIDVSDIVSTIRVPTLVIHRTGDRNVSVEGGRFLAAHIPGSRYLEFAGIDHLPFVGDNADGIADAIEEFLTGSLAPVAVDRVLATVLFTDIVGSTEKAAALGDHRWHDLLDTHHTAIRRTLSRFRGHEIKTTGDGVLATFDGPARGVRCACAIADEIRSLGIEVRAGLHTGECEVIGNDIGGIAVHIGARVAALAGASEVLVSSTVKDLVAGSGLRFGDRGNHSLKGVPGDWRIFAVER